In the Paenibacillus sp. FSL H7-0357 genome, one interval contains:
- a CDS encoding LacI family DNA-binding transcriptional regulator: MSKFKKIMEMTGYSRATVSRVINQSPKVSPEARNKILRIMRELDYVPNSNAISLSTGRTKQIGLVVASLNEMIMPFVNGFVDRAMEDGYQTIIYPTRGDAATELQAFEDLRSKRVDAIVIVTCVNDPHKLKAYCKYGPIVSWQRMEEGGIPSIAMDQSVGYTLALEHLIGKGHRAIANLFARPNSLNTHSRREAYERTMQTYGMPVLREWYREKIYTLRKGETELEHLLSASGPNAPTAVLCPNDYVAVGLLTEARKRSIDVPGRLAIVGFDNIDLARVFGLTTVDNPIAEQARNAYTVLASQLTGSGAQPDKLEYRLVVRAST, from the coding sequence ATGTCAAAATTTAAAAAAATCATGGAAATGACCGGTTACTCCCGGGCTACAGTCTCCCGGGTAATCAACCAGTCGCCTAAAGTTAGTCCTGAAGCGCGCAACAAAATTTTACGGATCATGCGCGAGCTCGATTATGTGCCTAACAGCAACGCCATTTCGCTATCCACGGGACGGACGAAGCAAATCGGCCTTGTTGTCGCTTCGCTGAATGAAATGATAATGCCTTTTGTGAACGGCTTTGTGGATAGGGCGATGGAGGACGGATACCAGACGATTATTTATCCGACGCGGGGCGATGCAGCTACGGAGCTACAGGCATTTGAAGATTTGCGCAGCAAAAGAGTGGATGCAATTGTCATTGTCACTTGCGTTAACGATCCGCACAAGCTGAAGGCTTACTGCAAATACGGCCCTATTGTATCATGGCAGCGGATGGAGGAAGGCGGCATCCCTTCCATTGCAATGGATCAGTCAGTGGGTTATACGCTGGCACTAGAGCATTTGATTGGTAAGGGGCACCGGGCAATCGCCAATCTTTTTGCCAGGCCGAACAGTTTAAATACGCACAGCAGGCGTGAGGCTTACGAACGGACGATGCAGACATACGGAATGCCTGTACTGAGAGAGTGGTATCGGGAGAAGATATATACCCTTCGAAAGGGAGAAACGGAGCTGGAGCATTTGCTATCCGCCTCCGGACCTAATGCGCCGACTGCTGTACTATGCCCGAACGATTACGTAGCAGTCGGTCTGCTGACGGAGGCGCGCAAGCGGAGCATCGACGTTCCCGGTCGCCTGGCCATCGTCGGATTCGATAACATCGATCTAGCGCGCGTCTTTGGTCTGACAACCGTCGACAACCCGATTGCGGAGCAGGCCCGCAACGCATATACAGTGCTTGCGTCGCAGCTCACTGGCAGCGGCGCGCAACCAGACAAGTTGGAGTACCGGTTGGTGGTGCGGGCGTCAACCTAG